Proteins encoded within one genomic window of Bradyrhizobium sp. 186:
- a CDS encoding TetR/AcrR family transcriptional regulator, with translation MAGKKSETGPARRGRPPAYDAQSALKRATETFWKTGYSGTSLDKVAAATGMSPPSLYAVFGNKHALYLEALARYWDISLAATREALAGDHPLDEALMLAYDAALSIYFSGKGPARGCFVVGTAVTEVAEDAAIRKSVATGLRAIDADFEARFRLAQDKGELKREADPAALAILASATMHTIAIRARAGASRTKLREVARKAVTVICG, from the coding sequence ATGGCGGGAAAAAAGAGCGAAACGGGCCCTGCGCGGCGAGGGCGGCCGCCTGCCTACGACGCACAGTCAGCCCTCAAACGTGCAACCGAGACCTTCTGGAAGACCGGTTACTCCGGCACTTCGCTGGACAAGGTCGCAGCCGCCACCGGCATGAGTCCGCCGAGCCTCTATGCGGTATTCGGCAACAAGCACGCCCTCTATCTCGAGGCACTCGCGCGCTATTGGGACATCAGCCTGGCCGCGACCCGCGAGGCTCTCGCGGGGGACCATCCCTTGGATGAAGCGCTGATGCTTGCCTACGACGCGGCGCTGTCGATTTATTTTTCGGGCAAGGGACCCGCGCGCGGCTGCTTTGTGGTCGGGACCGCAGTAACCGAGGTCGCGGAAGATGCTGCGATCCGCAAAAGTGTTGCGACGGGACTTCGCGCGATTGACGCCGATTTCGAGGCACGTTTCCGCCTCGCGCAGGACAAGGGCGAATTGAAGCGCGAGGCCGATCCCGCGGCGCTCGCGATCCTCGCGTCGGCCACGATGCATACGATCGCGATCCGCGCCCGAGCCGGCGCTTCCCGAACCAAACTGAGGGAGGTCGCCCGGAAGGCGGTGACTGTGATCTGCGGATGA
- a CDS encoding MDR family MFS transporter — MSTALASTAAAGGRRAISAAALMATYMQAVNISVPNAALPHIQATLSMGNDEVGWIFSSYIAASAVAMSITQWLAGRYGRKAVYQVAVAVFALGLVLDTLATTSIQFVLARILQGAASGPLAPLSLAILLEVTPPARQARISLAWTVCSLLGISTGPSIGGWLSEYHGWPSIFYFSLPMAGFVFLAMALSLREKKAERSQPFDFFGLATFSSGMIGLQMLLDRGERLEWFASTEISVEAIASVLGFYLFIVHVMTTKEHFLRTALFRDRNLVLSTVISFALGFVLLPTLALTSPMLEELLDYPVDTTGYITIPRGVALVGALVLTSLVPAQIDYRPFLMGGMALVVYANWLMLGYSPAMDWRPVVETGLLQGAGLGMLIPALARAAFGTLDPKLRPEGSALINLSRLYGSTIGIAVVQIFFYANTQAVHLALAKNLTPYRVAAHVAGSIGRPGLAALNGMVTRQAATVAVIDQFAILMFAMLVVSPLVLFLRKPRPAG, encoded by the coding sequence ATGAGTACCGCTCTTGCATCGACCGCGGCGGCCGGCGGCCGTCGCGCAATCTCCGCGGCCGCCTTGATGGCGACCTACATGCAGGCCGTCAATATCTCCGTGCCGAATGCTGCTCTGCCGCACATCCAGGCGACACTCTCGATGGGCAATGACGAGGTCGGCTGGATTTTCTCCTCGTATATCGCGGCGAGCGCTGTGGCCATGTCGATCACGCAGTGGCTCGCGGGGCGCTATGGCCGGAAGGCGGTTTACCAAGTCGCCGTCGCCGTCTTCGCGCTCGGCCTTGTTCTCGACACGCTGGCGACGACATCGATCCAGTTCGTGCTGGCCCGGATCCTCCAGGGAGCGGCGAGCGGTCCGCTCGCGCCGCTGTCGCTGGCGATCCTGCTTGAGGTGACGCCGCCGGCGCGACAGGCGCGGATAAGCCTGGCGTGGACGGTCTGCTCGTTGCTCGGCATCAGCACCGGTCCCAGCATTGGCGGCTGGCTCAGCGAATACCACGGCTGGCCGTCGATCTTCTATTTCAGCCTGCCGATGGCGGGCTTCGTCTTCCTGGCGATGGCGCTGTCACTCCGGGAGAAGAAGGCGGAGCGAAGCCAGCCCTTCGACTTCTTCGGCCTGGCGACGTTCTCCTCCGGCATGATCGGGCTGCAAATGCTGCTCGACCGCGGCGAGCGCCTGGAATGGTTCGCCTCGACGGAAATCAGCGTCGAAGCAATAGCCTCGGTCCTCGGCTTCTATCTCTTCATCGTGCACGTCATGACCACCAAGGAGCATTTTCTCCGCACTGCGCTGTTCAGGGATCGCAACCTCGTCCTCTCGACCGTCATCTCCTTCGCTCTCGGCTTCGTCCTGCTGCCGACCTTGGCTTTGACGTCGCCGATGCTGGAGGAATTGCTCGATTACCCCGTCGACACCACCGGCTACATAACCATTCCGCGCGGCGTGGCGCTCGTTGGTGCGCTGGTGCTGACGAGCCTGGTTCCGGCGCAAATCGACTACCGGCCGTTCCTGATGGGTGGAATGGCGCTGGTGGTCTACGCCAACTGGCTGATGCTTGGCTATTCTCCGGCGATGGATTGGCGGCCAGTGGTCGAGACCGGCCTGCTCCAGGGTGCCGGCCTTGGCATGTTGATTCCGGCGCTCGCCAGGGCGGCGTTCGGCACGCTCGATCCGAAGCTGCGTCCGGAGGGCAGCGCGCTGATCAACCTGTCGCGCCTCTATGGCAGCACGATCGGCATCGCGGTGGTCCAGATCTTCTTCTACGCCAACACGCAGGCCGTGCACCTCGCACTCGCAAAGAACCTCACGCCCTACCGTGTCGCTGCTCATGTCGCAGGCTCGATCGGAAGGCCGGGCCTTGCTGCACTCAACGGCATGGTCACGCGCCAGGCGGCCACCGTCGCCGTCATCGACCAGTTCGCGATCCTGATGTTTGCCATGCTCGTCGTGAGCCCGCTCGTGCTTTTCCTCCGTAAGCCGCGGCCGGCCGGTTGA
- the msrA gene encoding peptide-methionine (S)-S-oxide reductase MsrA — MTTERAVLAGGCFWGMQDLIRKQPGVISTRVGYTGGEMKNATYRNHDGHAEAIEIIFDPAKTSFRTMLEFFFQIHDPTTLNRQGNDWGTSYRSAIFTTTDEQKRIAEDTIADVEASHLWPGKVVTEVTPVGEFWEAEPEHQDYLERYPDGYTCHFVRPGWKLPRRSKEPSPGLAQ, encoded by the coding sequence ATGACGACAGAGCGCGCAGTTTTGGCCGGAGGTTGCTTCTGGGGCATGCAGGATCTCATCCGCAAGCAGCCCGGCGTGATCTCAACCCGCGTCGGCTACACCGGCGGCGAGATGAAGAACGCGACCTATCGTAATCACGATGGCCACGCGGAAGCGATTGAAATCATCTTCGATCCCGCGAAGACGAGCTTTCGGACCATGCTGGAGTTCTTTTTCCAGATCCACGATCCCACCACGCTTAATCGCCAGGGCAATGACTGGGGCACGAGCTATCGCTCGGCGATCTTCACCACGACGGACGAGCAGAAGAGGATCGCCGAAGACACCATCGCCGATGTCGAGGCGTCGCATCTGTGGCCCGGCAAGGTCGTGACCGAGGTCACGCCCGTCGGCGAGTTCTGGGAGGCTGAGCCCGAGCATCAGGATTACCTCGAGCGTTATCCGGACGGCTATACGTGTCACTTTGTGCGTCCCGGCTGGAAGCTGCCGCGTCGGTCCAAAGAGCCGTCTCCCGGATTGGCGCAATGA
- a CDS encoding HlyD family secretion protein → MRFDFAPIAGWVGGRKSFRGSEAAAQLFGPELAKRLRRPLMLALPIVVAVFGASIYLAREQYVTTDDAFVRAAKVTINARVSGQAVEIAVRDNERVRQGQVLFRIDPEPYQISVDQADARLGSARLQIDALKATYRQQQAELQSAKESAAFDEREFDRKKMLVASDFTPRAVYERADRDLKVARQRIASIEQQIANTIVALNGDPDIDVDRHPTVRAAKAQLDRARLDLSYATVTSPDDGIVTKVDELQIGGFVTAGAPAFTLLSSRQVWIEANFRETGLTHMRPGQEATIDVDVYPDRTFKAHIVSMSPGTGSDFSVLPPENATGNWVKVVQRLPVRLELDDLDPNWPLFSGISVTARVDTGYRRTWPNLLQPAHAREGK, encoded by the coding sequence ATGCGTTTCGATTTTGCGCCAATCGCCGGCTGGGTGGGCGGTCGCAAGAGCTTCCGTGGGAGCGAGGCTGCTGCGCAATTATTCGGACCGGAGCTCGCGAAGCGGCTACGGCGGCCCCTGATGCTCGCGCTGCCGATCGTCGTGGCGGTCTTCGGCGCATCCATTTATCTCGCCCGGGAGCAATACGTCACGACCGACGACGCGTTCGTTCGCGCGGCGAAGGTGACGATTAACGCCCGCGTTTCCGGCCAGGCGGTCGAAATCGCCGTGCGGGACAATGAGCGCGTTCGGCAGGGCCAAGTGCTGTTCCGAATCGATCCGGAGCCCTACCAGATCAGCGTCGATCAGGCGGACGCCCGGCTTGGCAGTGCACGCCTCCAGATCGACGCCCTCAAGGCGACCTACCGCCAGCAACAGGCGGAACTGCAGTCGGCGAAGGAATCGGCTGCTTTCGACGAGCGCGAGTTCGACCGCAAGAAAATGCTGGTCGCCTCCGACTTCACGCCGCGCGCGGTCTATGAACGAGCCGACAGGGACCTCAAGGTAGCCCGCCAGCGCATCGCGTCGATCGAACAGCAGATCGCCAACACGATCGTTGCGCTGAACGGCGATCCGGATATCGATGTCGATCGCCATCCGACAGTCCGGGCAGCCAAGGCCCAGCTCGACCGTGCGCGGCTCGATCTCTCCTATGCCACCGTGACCTCGCCCGATGATGGTATCGTGACGAAAGTCGACGAACTGCAAATCGGCGGCTTCGTCACTGCCGGAGCGCCGGCGTTCACGCTGCTGTCGAGCCGACAGGTCTGGATCGAGGCGAATTTTCGCGAAACCGGCCTGACCCACATGCGTCCAGGTCAGGAAGCAACGATCGACGTCGATGTCTATCCGGATCGGACGTTTAAGGCGCATATCGTCAGCATGAGTCCCGGGACCGGGTCGGACTTCTCGGTCCTGCCTCCGGAGAATGCCACGGGAAACTGGGTCAAGGTCGTCCAACGTCTGCCGGTGCGTCTCGAGCTCGATGATCTCGATCCGAACTGGCCGCTGTTCTCCGGCATCAGTGTGACCGCGCGGGTCGATACCGGCTATCGCCGCACTTGGCCGAATCTGCTCCAGCCCGCGCACGCGAGGGAGGGCAAATGA